The following proteins come from a genomic window of Geminicoccaceae bacterium SCSIO 64248:
- a CDS encoding molecular chaperone gives MTRAGLGRGRLALAALVLLLPAAGHAGALSILPSRLSVQPDGRPGTLRLENLSDQPSLVQVEAFAWSDSDQPDALTATKDLIALPAVFALPGGAEQIIRVAFRRPATLAQETSYRVIITEVPQEANRVPGGVNLAVRMSLPVFVTPPGAAPSTAWRLERDGSSGVRLVAQNGGTAHVRMTDLVVVDDAGRPVFERKQPAYVLAGEEQSWRIALDRLKGARNLRVRAESNVGALDVAVAAAGS, from the coding sequence ATGACGCGCGCCGGGCTCGGGCGTGGGCGGCTGGCTCTGGCCGCTCTCGTGCTTCTCCTGCCGGCGGCCGGCCACGCCGGCGCGCTCAGCATCCTGCCCTCGCGGCTGAGCGTCCAGCCCGACGGCCGTCCCGGCACGCTGCGGCTGGAGAACCTCAGCGACCAGCCCAGCCTGGTCCAGGTCGAGGCCTTCGCCTGGTCGGACTCCGACCAGCCCGACGCCCTCACCGCGACCAAGGACCTGATCGCGCTCCCGGCCGTGTTCGCGCTTCCCGGCGGGGCCGAGCAGATCATCCGCGTCGCCTTCAGGCGGCCGGCGACGTTGGCTCAGGAAACCAGCTATCGCGTGATCATCACCGAGGTGCCGCAGGAAGCCAACCGTGTGCCCGGCGGCGTCAACCTCGCGGTCCGCATGAGCCTGCCCGTGTTCGTCACGCCCCCGGGCGCAGCGCCCAGCACGGCCTGGCGTCTCGAGCGCGACGGGTCGAGCGGCGTCCGTCTGGTCGCGCAGAACGGCGGCACGGCCCACGTCCGGATGACCGACCTCGTCGTGGTCGACGACGCGGGCCGGCCGGTCTTCGAACGGAAGCAGCCGGCCTACGTCCTGGCCGGCGAGGAGCAGAGCTGGCGCATCGCGCTTGATCGTTTGAAGGGGGCGCGCAACCTGCGGGTTCGCGCCGAGAGCAATGTCGGTGCGCTCGATGTCGCCGTGGCCGCAGCGGGCTCTTAA
- a CDS encoding spore coat U domain-containing protein, whose protein sequence is MPLRRILWGGAVIGALSIAAADAHAACKMTTDTLAFGSVRPDDRADSVGTVRVTCTETTGFQIRPAGGGAGRKLRGAGSSDLRYDLYIDPNRSLAFGDGSGGSFVLVGFAGPGAPFERSLYGRIRSDQRVPRGAYTDSLVLSLIPQ, encoded by the coding sequence ATGCCGTTGAGACGGATCCTGTGGGGCGGCGCCGTGATCGGCGCGCTGTCCATCGCGGCGGCGGACGCCCACGCCGCCTGCAAGATGACGACCGACACGCTGGCGTTCGGCTCGGTCCGTCCAGACGACCGCGCGGACAGCGTCGGCACAGTCCGGGTGACGTGCACGGAGACGACCGGCTTCCAGATCCGGCCGGCGGGCGGCGGCGCCGGCCGCAAATTGCGTGGAGCGGGCTCGTCCGACCTTCGCTACGACCTCTATATCGATCCCAACCGTTCGCTGGCGTTCGGTGACGGCAGCGGAGGAAGCTTCGTCCTGGTCGGCTTCGCCGGGCCCGGCGCGCCGTTCGAGCGCAGTCTCTACGGCCGGATCCGCAGCGATCAGCGCGTACCCAGAGGTGCCTACACCGATTCCCTGGTTTTGAGCCTGATTCCCCAATAG
- the speD gene encoding adenosylmethionine decarboxylase, with product MTRSLPTMAVDTVAEASDARAEVEHATSKDYFIERNGLRFAGSHLIVDLWGCTGLDSVEAIELTLRRCVRAAEATLLHLHLHHFTPNGGVSGVAVLAESHISIHTWPERGYAALDIFMCGDANPHATIPVLRHAFAPTQVVISEHMRGTF from the coding sequence CTGACCCGCTCTCTGCCCACAATGGCGGTCGACACCGTAGCGGAGGCGAGCGACGCCCGAGCGGAGGTGGAGCACGCGACGAGCAAGGACTACTTCATCGAGCGGAACGGCCTGCGGTTCGCCGGAAGCCATCTGATCGTCGATCTCTGGGGCTGTACCGGTCTCGACTCGGTCGAGGCCATCGAGCTGACGCTGCGGCGCTGCGTGCGCGCGGCGGAGGCGACGCTGCTGCATCTGCACCTGCATCACTTCACGCCGAACGGCGGCGTCTCGGGCGTCGCGGTCCTGGCGGAATCGCACATCTCCATCCACACATGGCCGGAACGCGGCTACGCGGCGCTCGACATCTTCATGTGCGGCGACGCCAACCCGCATGCGACCATTCCCGTTCTCCGCCACGCGTTCGCGCCGACCCAGGTCGTGATCAGCGAGCACATGCGCGGCACATTCTGA
- the speE gene encoding polyamine aminopropyltransferase: MEWFEESHHAYWRQRFKIDRVLFHSRTEHQDLIIFENRAFGRVMALDGVIQTTERDEFVYHETLVHVPVLAHGQARSLLIIGGGDGGSAREALKHPGLERIVQVEIDPSVIDLSREYLPRHSDGAFDDPRVELVFADGARWVEEASETFDVIAVDATDPIGPGAALYTQAFLDACARRLNRRGVFVAQAGNPLDLMHDQGQELGRIGDAFADVAYFHATVPTYMGGPMMFSWGGTDPAIREAAPDPAAVPAGLRHYSPAVHRAAFALPAWFLEPALAAP, translated from the coding sequence ATGGAGTGGTTCGAGGAATCCCATCACGCCTACTGGCGACAGCGTTTCAAGATCGACCGGGTCCTGTTCCACTCGCGCACCGAGCACCAGGACCTGATCATCTTCGAGAATCGCGCGTTCGGCCGCGTGATGGCGCTGGACGGCGTCATCCAGACGACGGAGCGCGACGAGTTCGTCTACCACGAGACGCTTGTCCATGTGCCGGTCCTGGCGCATGGCCAGGCACGCTCGCTGCTGATCATCGGCGGCGGCGACGGCGGCTCCGCCCGCGAGGCGCTCAAGCATCCCGGGCTGGAACGCATCGTCCAGGTCGAGATCGACCCGAGCGTGATCGATCTCAGCCGCGAGTACCTGCCGCGGCACAGCGACGGCGCCTTCGACGACCCGCGCGTCGAGCTGGTCTTCGCCGACGGCGCGCGCTGGGTCGAGGAGGCGAGCGAGACCTTCGACGTCATCGCTGTCGACGCGACGGACCCGATCGGCCCCGGCGCGGCCCTCTATACCCAGGCCTTTCTCGATGCCTGCGCAAGGCGTCTGAACCGGCGCGGCGTCTTCGTGGCGCAGGCGGGCAATCCCCTCGACCTGATGCACGACCAGGGGCAGGAACTGGGCCGTATCGGCGACGCCTTCGCCGACGTCGCCTACTTCCACGCGACCGTGCCGACCTATATGGGCGGGCCGATGATGTTCAGCTGGGGCGGCACGGATCCGGCCATTCGCGAAGCGGCGCCGGACCCGGCCGCGGTGCCGGCCGGCCTGCGCCACTACAGCCCGGCGGTGCATCGCGCCGCCTTCGCCCTGCCGGCCTGGTTTCTCGAGCCGGCGCTCGCCGCTCCCTGA
- a CDS encoding D-alanyl-D-alanine carboxypeptidase, producing MSARVLALACTLVLALASATAPSRPAQAQAFETPARAAILIDLSSNQVLFAKNPDDRLPPASMSKLMTALMVFERLKQGSLSLDDTLPVSEKAWRMGGSKMFVEVGNRVRVEDLLRGIIIQSGNDACIVVAEALGGSEAGFAEMMTAKGEAIGLTGSHFANASGWPDPEHYMTPRDLATVAQTIIAEYGEYYHFYAETAFEWNGIRQPNRNPLLRAGIEGVDGLKTGHTEEAGYGLVASAQRGDRRLLMVLNGLSSERERATEAERLIEYGFRMFDTYRLVEANTAIGEAPTWLAEAPAVPLVAQHDVVVSMPRAARPELKVDAIYDSPVPAPVAAGTELGHLSITAPGIEPIVVPLVAGADVARAGPFGRAAAVLGHLVWGPAS from the coding sequence ATGTCCGCGCGCGTGCTCGCTCTCGCCTGTACCCTGGTTCTTGCGCTCGCGTCCGCGACGGCTCCATCCCGGCCGGCCCAGGCGCAGGCCTTCGAGACGCCGGCGCGCGCGGCCATCCTGATCGACCTGTCCTCGAACCAGGTCCTGTTCGCCAAGAACCCCGACGATCGCCTGCCGCCCGCCTCGATGAGCAAGCTCATGACCGCGCTCATGGTGTTCGAGCGGCTGAAGCAGGGCAGCCTCAGCCTCGACGACACCTTGCCGGTCAGCGAGAAGGCCTGGCGCATGGGCGGCTCGAAGATGTTCGTCGAGGTCGGCAACCGCGTGCGCGTCGAGGACCTTCTGCGCGGCATCATCATCCAGTCCGGCAACGATGCCTGCATCGTGGTCGCGGAGGCGCTCGGCGGTTCGGAAGCGGGCTTTGCCGAAATGATGACCGCGAAGGGCGAGGCGATCGGCCTGACCGGCAGCCATTTCGCCAACGCCAGCGGCTGGCCCGATCCCGAGCACTACATGACGCCCCGCGATCTCGCCACCGTGGCGCAGACGATCATCGCGGAGTACGGCGAGTACTACCATTTCTATGCCGAGACCGCGTTCGAGTGGAACGGCATCCGTCAGCCGAACCGCAACCCGCTGCTGCGTGCCGGCATCGAGGGCGTCGACGGGCTGAAGACGGGCCACACCGAGGAGGCCGGATACGGCCTGGTCGCCTCGGCGCAACGTGGCGACCGCCGGCTCCTGATGGTCCTGAACGGCCTTTCGAGCGAGCGGGAGCGCGCGACCGAGGCCGAGCGGCTGATCGAGTACGGCTTCCGCATGTTCGACACGTACCGGCTGGTCGAGGCGAACACGGCGATCGGCGAGGCGCCCACCTGGCTGGCCGAGGCGCCCGCCGTGCCGCTGGTCGCCCAGCACGACGTTGTGGTCAGCATGCCACGCGCCGCGCGCCCCGAGCTGAAGGTCGACGCGATCTACGACAGCCCGGTGCCGGCACCGGTCGCGGCAGGCACCGAGCTCGGCCATCTGTCGATCACGGCGCCCGGCATCGAGCCGATCGTCGTGCCGCTGGTCGCGGGCGCGGATGTCGCGCGGGCCGGGCCGTTCGGTCGCGCCGCCGCCGTGCTCGGCCACCTGGTCTGGGGGCCGGCCTCCTGA
- a CDS encoding septal ring lytic transglycosylase RlpA family protein: MAEARRPGRVAIGLSVLLALALAGCGSSGPPQPLNDEGMPIGHYKLGQPYKINGRWYHPAYDPSYAEVGEASWYGEDFHGLATANGEVFDRDLPTAAHPTLPLPSLVRVTNLENGRTIVVRVNDRGPFAKGRLIDLSQEAARQLDFEEAGTAPVEVQFLALADDATGTPPTPTLVAKRAPAPAGARTVLASAEPSAAVGGGLPACRAVAGDIQVAAFAEPWRARRVVDELARQSLPAPRAEMVHAQGRDVTRVKLGPVGSEREAAAVLGHLQQMGYASAFVMPSTATATQCS; encoded by the coding sequence ATGGCTGAGGCGCGCCGGCCGGGCCGCGTCGCGATCGGTCTGTCCGTCCTTCTCGCGCTGGCGCTCGCCGGCTGCGGCTCGAGCGGGCCGCCGCAGCCCCTGAACGACGAAGGCATGCCGATCGGCCACTACAAGCTGGGCCAGCCCTACAAGATCAACGGCCGCTGGTACCACCCGGCCTACGACCCCTCCTACGCCGAGGTCGGCGAGGCGTCGTGGTACGGCGAGGATTTCCACGGGCTGGCCACGGCCAACGGCGAGGTCTTCGACCGCGACCTGCCGACCGCGGCCCATCCGACGCTGCCGCTGCCGAGCCTCGTCCGGGTCACGAACCTGGAGAACGGCCGCACCATCGTGGTCCGGGTGAACGATCGCGGCCCGTTCGCCAAGGGACGGCTGATCGATTTGTCCCAGGAGGCGGCGCGCCAGCTCGACTTCGAGGAGGCGGGCACGGCTCCGGTCGAGGTGCAGTTCCTGGCTCTGGCCGACGACGCAACCGGCACGCCGCCGACGCCGACCCTGGTCGCCAAGCGCGCGCCCGCGCCGGCCGGGGCGCGGACCGTGCTGGCCTCCGCGGAGCCGTCCGCCGCCGTCGGCGGCGGGCTGCCGGCCTGCAGGGCGGTCGCCGGCGACATCCAGGTCGCGGCCTTCGCCGAGCCGTGGCGGGCACGCAGGGTCGTCGACGAACTCGCCAGGCAGAGCCTTCCGGCACCCCGGGCCGAGATGGTCCACGCCCAGGGCCGGGACGTCACCCGGGTGAAGCTGGGACCGGTCGGGTCCGAGCGGGAGGCGGCCGCCGTGCTCGGCCATCTTCAACAGATGGGCTATGCTTCGGCCTTCGTCATGCCGTCGACGGCAACGGCGACGCAGTGCTCCTGA
- a CDS encoding lytic murein transglycosylase, with amino-acid sequence MRYRPKAGLVSVLLTLCALAWPADAAPPVDFATWLLEFRAEARQAGVSNVTLDRSLEGVQPIERVVELDRSQPEGRMTFATYRSRVISDKRVADGRRLLADNRDLLERVSARYGVPPEVIVALWGLESSYGRYKGDFRVVDALATLAYEGRRSDLFRRELLSALKIVDQGHMTADELRGSWAGAMGQSQFMPSTYLGYAQDLDGDERADIWNSLPDVFASIANYLSKAGWDPRYIWGRPVTLPRGGLADEQVGLSTRRALPEWQRLGVRTTERASLPAVDIDASVVQPDPDGDAFLVYDNFRSVMVWNRSTYFALSVGLLADRIRHG; translated from the coding sequence ATGCGCTATCGACCGAAGGCCGGCCTCGTCTCGGTCCTGCTGACGCTTTGCGCCCTCGCATGGCCGGCCGACGCAGCGCCGCCGGTCGATTTCGCGACATGGCTGCTGGAGTTCCGGGCCGAAGCGAGGCAGGCCGGCGTCAGCAACGTGACGCTGGACCGGTCCCTCGAGGGCGTGCAGCCGATCGAGCGCGTGGTCGAGCTCGACCGGTCGCAGCCCGAAGGGCGCATGACGTTCGCGACCTATCGCAGCCGCGTCATCAGCGACAAGCGCGTGGCCGACGGCCGCCGGCTGCTCGCGGACAACCGGGATCTGCTCGAGCGTGTCAGCGCCCGCTACGGCGTGCCGCCCGAGGTGATCGTCGCGCTCTGGGGGCTCGAGAGCAGCTATGGCCGTTACAAGGGCGACTTTCGCGTCGTCGACGCGTTGGCGACTCTCGCCTACGAGGGGCGGCGCAGCGACCTGTTCCGCCGGGAATTGCTCAGCGCCCTGAAGATCGTCGACCAAGGGCACATGACCGCGGACGAGTTGCGCGGGTCCTGGGCCGGCGCCATGGGGCAGTCGCAGTTCATGCCCTCGACCTATCTCGGCTACGCCCAGGACCTGGACGGCGACGAACGTGCCGACATCTGGAACAGCCTGCCGGACGTCTTCGCCTCGATCGCGAATTATCTCTCGAAAGCAGGGTGGGATCCGCGCTACATCTGGGGACGTCCGGTCACGCTGCCTCGGGGGGGGCTCGCTGATGAGCAGGTCGGCTTGAGCACGCGGCGCGCGCTGCCGGAATGGCAGCGATTGGGCGTCCGCACCACGGAACGCGCGTCTCTGCCAGCGGTCGATATCGACGCTTCGGTCGTGCAGCCCGATCCGGACGGCGACGCGTTCCTGGTCTACGACAATTTCCGCAGCGTCATGGTGTGGAACCGGTCGACCTATTTCGCGCTGAGCGTCGGCCTTCTCGCCGACCGCATCCGTCATGGCTGA
- a CDS encoding response regulator, producing the protein MAAPIGTPAPRPRSPSALRAENERLRQQLAEAERSRSTASRFVASVSHELREPMNGVIGMARLLLDTPLSDEQKGYVDSVLDSAQSLVTIVNDILDQSKLEGGQLELHPVAFDLHALTRRLHALFAPQAAARGVGFDLRVDERVPAAVTADPGRLRQVLVNLLGNALRFTREGSIGLAIDGLPSDTADRARLRFTVSDTGVGIAEADRARVFEPFRQAAGTQGGTGLGLTIARALVGAMGGRLEVDSQIGVGTRFGFTLDLGHAEPTTPRPDAARLARIRLLVVDADETAGPALLARARSLGVDAVLCDAAHLALDASRRAVAERRPFDIVLIDHTLADGDGLALGRRIKADPTLAAARLVLLAAAGLRGDAARAADHGFAAYLTRPIASDTLAACLRRLCDPAEPGEILTVHSLTDGRTPSWRVLVVDDNPMNRTLLVRTLEKAGHRVDQACDGREAVDAVVADAYDIVLMDVQMPHLDGIEATRLIRRLRSPKAETPVIAITAHVMREDEARCRAAGINAHIAKPIDRIRLLAMIEEFGAANGSALPATNG; encoded by the coding sequence ATGGCCGCCCCGATCGGGACTCCGGCGCCGCGTCCGCGTTCCCCGAGCGCGCTTCGCGCGGAGAACGAGCGCCTGCGCCAGCAGCTGGCCGAGGCCGAGCGCAGCCGCTCGACCGCGTCGCGCTTTGTCGCCTCCGTCAGCCATGAGCTGCGGGAACCGATGAACGGCGTGATCGGCATGGCCCGCCTCCTGCTCGATACGCCGCTGTCCGACGAGCAGAAGGGCTATGTCGACTCGGTGCTCGATTCCGCGCAATCGCTCGTCACCATCGTCAACGACATACTCGACCAGTCGAAGCTCGAGGGCGGGCAGCTCGAGTTGCACCCCGTCGCCTTCGACCTGCACGCCCTGACGCGCCGGCTGCACGCCCTCTTCGCGCCCCAGGCGGCCGCTCGCGGCGTCGGCTTCGACCTCCGTGTCGATGAGAGGGTTCCCGCGGCGGTCACCGCCGATCCCGGCCGCCTGCGCCAGGTCCTGGTCAACCTCCTGGGCAACGCCCTGCGCTTCACCCGCGAGGGGAGCATCGGCCTGGCGATCGATGGGCTGCCCTCGGACACGGCGGACCGGGCGCGCTTGCGCTTCACGGTCAGCGACACGGGCGTCGGGATCGCCGAGGCCGACCGCGCCCGCGTGTTCGAGCCGTTCCGGCAGGCGGCGGGAACACAGGGCGGAACAGGCCTCGGCCTCACCATCGCGCGTGCGCTGGTCGGCGCGATGGGCGGTCGGCTCGAGGTCGACAGCCAGATCGGCGTGGGCACGCGCTTCGGCTTCACCCTCGACCTCGGGCATGCCGAGCCGACGACGCCGAGGCCCGATGCCGCCCGCCTTGCCCGCATCCGGCTGCTGGTGGTCGACGCCGACGAGACCGCCGGGCCGGCGTTGCTTGCGCGCGCGCGAAGCCTGGGCGTCGATGCCGTCCTTTGCGACGCGGCGCACCTTGCCCTGGACGCCTCGCGTCGCGCCGTCGCCGAGCGGCGTCCGTTCGACATCGTCCTCATCGATCACACGCTGGCCGACGGCGACGGGCTGGCGCTCGGCCGCCGGATCAAGGCGGACCCGACGCTCGCGGCGGCGCGGCTTGTCCTCCTTGCCGCCGCCGGGCTGCGAGGCGACGCCGCCCGAGCCGCGGATCACGGTTTCGCCGCCTACCTGACGCGGCCGATCGCGAGCGACACCCTCGCTGCGTGCCTGCGCCGCCTGTGCGATCCGGCGGAGCCGGGCGAGATCCTGACCGTGCACAGCCTGACCGACGGCCGGACTCCGTCCTGGCGGGTGCTCGTCGTCGATGACAACCCGATGAACCGGACCCTGCTCGTGCGCACGCTGGAGAAGGCCGGCCACCGCGTCGACCAGGCGTGCGACGGCCGCGAGGCGGTCGATGCGGTCGTGGCGGACGCCTACGACATCGTCCTGATGGACGTGCAGATGCCGCATCTCGACGGCATCGAGGCCACGCGGCTGATCCGGCGGCTCCGTTCGCCCAAGGCCGAGACGCCCGTGATCGCCATCACCGCCCACGTCATGCGCGAGGACGAGGCGCGTTGCCGCGCCGCCGGCATCAACGCCCATATCGCCAAGCCGATCGACCGGATCCGCCTCCTGGCGATGATCGAAGAGTTCGGCGCGGCGAACGGAAGCGCACTTCCAGCAACCAATGGTTGA
- a CDS encoding spore coat U domain-containing protein, which translates to MPASGPRLLTLASLAVLCAAGADEASAQASPITATMTVTASVIESPCSLTGATIAFGQYISGQSSPKRTSSDLTVNCTQAVELRFDEGLNASSTTRQMKGPSASKPLKYDLYINGPDAVQAGGMPGGFGIARNVAGSATPTKVTINGTIFSEQVVPVGNYTDTVTVQMIVQ; encoded by the coding sequence ATGCCGGCTTCCGGCCCCCGCCTTCTCACGCTCGCGTCCTTGGCCGTCCTGTGCGCGGCAGGCGCCGACGAGGCGTCCGCCCAGGCCTCCCCGATCACGGCGACGATGACGGTCACGGCTTCGGTCATCGAATCGCCCTGTTCGCTGACCGGCGCCACCATCGCGTTCGGCCAGTACATCTCGGGCCAGAGCAGCCCGAAGCGCACGTCGTCGGACCTGACGGTCAACTGCACCCAGGCGGTCGAGCTGCGCTTCGACGAAGGCCTCAACGCTTCGTCGACGACCCGCCAGATGAAGGGGCCGAGCGCGTCGAAGCCTCTGAAGTACGATCTCTATATCAACGGGCCGGACGCGGTTCAGGCCGGCGGCATGCCCGGCGGCTTCGGCATCGCGCGCAACGTCGCCGGCTCCGCGACGCCCACCAAGGTCACGATCAACGGCACGATCTTCTCCGAGCAGGTCGTGCCGGTCGGCAACTACACCGACACCGTCACCGTCCAGATGATCGTGCAATGA
- a CDS encoding fimbria/pilus outer membrane usher protein — translation MSPWPQRALKLGAAALLVTAWSGLEASGRTDREWLAGLRVDDEATAMPSVLIRLDPVAGPLVRRSDLRAADQALFQQGDTLIRDGVAYVRLAGWTGGRFALDEDARVLTLHPFRVPPAPVPAARPEKPAPSDVQATGSDRLPEPSAGPAGDPTEVVEPVAAVGTLRPGPVAGREVVTSPLVDATGVRRRDPIDLPLLPDDEWQEWLVAVTLNGRPVSQGSLVLRAQDGRLAVRQQDLASWKVRIGDPDIVAFNDEAFVVLDALGASDVVFDPATQTLSANLPADRLDPNRIDPEAVITPPPQAGWGAFLDYDLQYLAGQGVRERLDGLLETGAFSPHGVLLNSLRAQDALGDDADLVRLETTFQRDLPGSRASFRLGDSLAPGGALGRPARFGGVQYATNFRTDPGFVTFPRPTIGGLADQDSVVDVFIDNARRISTDVPAGPFELDNLPGVTGAGEVQLRVTDLLGREQIVTQSYYVSPRLLQAGLSEYSYELGVLREDYGTRSFAYDEVFGAGTHRYGITNALTAEVHGEILTDLQLGGLGASVLLGKFGLLSGGLAASHADGQGGAQGSLDYEYRGSSFNVGLRTTLTSPDFAQVGGRDDGQPERVDQVSFGFGLGDFGRVGLFFINSEERAFEDSQSFAANYSVRLGPGTLLLNGVQTIAPVSDLAVAAVYSLPLDGWRSLDSTVSNSSAGTRGQVQFRQNRGNTDLGLDYRLAAEAGEDPRLFDGSVGYNTSVAAFGVDGTVQDGDAAIRTNASGSIGLLNGRIGAARRIGRSFGVVDLPGFAGVPVYVDNREVGLTNGAGYLIVPDLRPYETNAIRIDPEALPMNAELATDEVMAVPFERSGVPISFGVRDTRHATAILRDTGGLPLPAGLMLADPAGTFAATVARDGLAYVTGAGGQEAIELSSDQGHVCVLPALPPGETMTDLGEVTCR, via the coding sequence ATGTCGCCGTGGCCGCAGCGGGCTCTTAAGCTTGGCGCCGCCGCTCTCCTGGTCACCGCATGGTCGGGTCTGGAGGCGAGCGGGCGCACCGACCGCGAGTGGCTGGCAGGGCTGCGGGTCGACGACGAGGCGACGGCCATGCCGTCCGTGCTGATCCGGCTCGATCCGGTCGCGGGGCCGCTGGTCAGGCGGTCCGACCTGCGCGCGGCCGATCAGGCGCTGTTCCAGCAGGGCGACACCCTGATCCGGGACGGGGTGGCCTATGTCCGCCTCGCCGGGTGGACTGGCGGGCGCTTTGCGCTGGACGAGGACGCCCGCGTGCTGACTTTGCATCCGTTCCGCGTGCCGCCCGCGCCGGTCCCGGCCGCGCGGCCAGAGAAGCCGGCGCCGTCCGACGTCCAAGCGACCGGTTCCGACCGCCTGCCGGAGCCGTCGGCCGGTCCGGCCGGCGATCCGACCGAGGTGGTCGAGCCGGTCGCCGCGGTCGGGACGCTCCGGCCCGGTCCCGTGGCCGGCCGCGAGGTCGTCACCAGCCCGCTGGTCGACGCCACGGGCGTGCGCCGCCGCGATCCGATCGACCTGCCGCTTCTGCCCGACGACGAATGGCAGGAGTGGCTGGTCGCGGTCACGCTGAACGGCCGCCCGGTCAGCCAGGGAAGCCTCGTCCTGCGCGCGCAGGACGGGCGGCTGGCCGTCCGTCAGCAGGACCTGGCGTCGTGGAAGGTCCGGATCGGCGATCCCGACATCGTCGCCTTCAACGACGAGGCGTTCGTCGTCCTGGACGCGCTCGGCGCCTCGGACGTCGTGTTCGATCCGGCGACGCAGACCCTCTCGGCCAACCTGCCGGCCGACCGGCTCGACCCGAACCGGATCGATCCCGAGGCGGTGATCACGCCGCCGCCCCAGGCCGGCTGGGGCGCCTTCCTCGACTACGACCTGCAATACCTGGCCGGGCAGGGCGTGCGGGAACGGCTGGACGGCCTGCTGGAGACGGGCGCGTTCTCGCCGCACGGCGTGCTGCTCAACAGCCTGCGCGCGCAGGACGCCCTGGGCGACGACGCCGACCTGGTCCGCCTCGAGACGACCTTCCAGCGCGACCTGCCGGGAAGCCGCGCCTCGTTCCGCCTGGGCGACAGTCTGGCGCCCGGCGGCGCGCTCGGCCGTCCGGCCCGTTTCGGCGGCGTCCAGTATGCCACCAATTTCCGCACCGACCCCGGCTTCGTCACCTTCCCGCGGCCGACCATCGGCGGCCTGGCCGACCAGGATTCGGTGGTCGACGTCTTCATCGACAACGCGCGCCGGATCTCGACCGACGTGCCGGCCGGCCCCTTCGAGCTCGACAACCTGCCGGGCGTGACCGGCGCGGGCGAGGTTCAGCTGCGGGTCACCGACCTGCTCGGCCGCGAGCAGATCGTCACCCAGTCCTACTATGTCAGCCCGCGCCTTTTGCAGGCGGGACTGTCCGAGTACAGCTACGAGCTCGGCGTCCTGCGCGAGGACTACGGCACGCGCAGCTTCGCCTATGACGAGGTCTTCGGCGCCGGCACCCACCGCTACGGCATCACCAACGCGCTCACGGCCGAGGTCCACGGGGAGATCCTGACCGACCTCCAGCTGGGCGGGCTCGGCGCCTCCGTTCTGCTCGGAAAGTTCGGCCTGCTGAGCGGCGGCCTCGCCGCCAGCCACGCCGACGGCCAGGGCGGCGCCCAGGGCAGCCTCGACTACGAATATCGCGGCTCGAGCTTCAACGTCGGCCTGCGCACGACGCTGACCAGCCCGGACTTCGCCCAGGTCGGCGGCCGCGACGACGGCCAGCCCGAGCGGGTCGACCAGGTCAGCTTCGGCTTCGGCCTGGGCGACTTCGGGCGGGTCGGGCTGTTCTTCATCAACAGCGAGGAGCGCGCGTTCGAGGACAGCCAGTCCTTCGCCGCCAACTACAGCGTCCGTCTGGGGCCCGGCACCTTGCTCCTGAACGGCGTCCAGACGATCGCGCCGGTCAGCGACCTCGCCGTCGCGGCGGTCTACAGCCTGCCCCTGGACGGATGGCGCTCGTTGGATTCGACCGTCAGCAACAGCAGCGCCGGCACGCGCGGCCAGGTCCAGTTCCGGCAGAATCGGGGCAACACCGATCTCGGCCTCGACTATCGCCTCGCCGCCGAGGCGGGCGAGGATCCGCGCCTGTTCGACGGCAGCGTCGGCTACAACACCTCGGTCGCGGCCTTCGGCGTCGACGGCACGGTCCAGGACGGTGACGCCGCGATCCGGACCAACGCGAGCGGCAGCATCGGCCTGCTCAACGGCAGGATCGGCGCGGCCCGGAGGATCGGCCGGTCCTTCGGCGTGGTCGACTTGCCGGGCTTCGCCGGCGTGCCGGTCTATGTCGACAACCGCGAGGTCGGCCTGACCAACGGCGCCGGCTATCTGATCGTCCCGGATCTTCGTCCCTACGAGACGAACGCGATCCGCATCGATCCCGAGGCCTTGCCGATGAACGCCGAGCTGGCGACCGACGAGGTCATGGCCGTGCCGTTCGAGCGCTCGGGCGTGCCGATCAGCTTCGGCGTCCGCGACACCCGCCACGCGACCGCGATCTTGCGCGACACGGGCGGCCTGCCGCTGCCGGCGGGCCTGATGCTGGCCGACCCGGCCGGCACGTTCGCCGCGACCGTCGCGCGCGACGGCCTTGCCTATGTCACGGGCGCTGGCGGGCAGGAGGCGATCGAGCTTTCCAGCGACCAAGGCCATGTCTGCGTCCTGCCGGCCTTGCCGCCGGGCGAAACGATGACGGATCTGGGGGAGGTCACATGCCGTTGA